From a region of the Balaenoptera ricei isolate mBalRic1 chromosome 11, mBalRic1.hap2, whole genome shotgun sequence genome:
- the PRRT1 gene encoding proline-rich transmembrane protein 1 — MSSEKSGLPDSVPHTSPPPYNAPQPPAEPPAPPPQTAPSSHHHHHHHYHQSGTATLPRLGAGGLASGAAAQRGPSSSATLPRPPHHIPPGPAAGVPPPGCATLPRMPPDPYLQETRFEGPLPPPPPAAAAPPPPAPAHTAQAPGFVVPTHTGAVGTLPLGGYVAPGYPLQLQPCTAYVPVYPVGAPYAGGTPGGTGVTSTLPPPPQGPGLALLEPRRPPHDYMPIAVLTTICCFWPTGIIAIFKAVQVRTALARGDMVSAEIASREARNFSFISLAVGIAAMVLCTILTVVIIIAAQHHENYWDP; from the exons GCCTCCCCGACTCAGTCCCTCACACCTCTCCACCACCCTACAAtgccccccagcccccggccgaacctcccgccccgcccccacagACAGCCCCTTCCtcgcaccatcaccaccaccaccactaccaccagtCTGGCACCGCCACCCTCCCGCGCTTAGGGGCAGGGGGCCTGGCTTCCGGGGCCGCCGCTCAGCGCGGTCCCTCGTCCTCCGCCACCTTGCCGAGGCCTCCACATCACATCCCGCCCGGCCCGGCCGCTGGGGTACCCCCACCCGGCTGCGCTACCTTGCCCCGCATGCCACCCGACCCTTACCTGCAGGAGACTCGCTTCGAGGGCCCACTacccccgccgccgcccgccgccgccgccccgcccccgccggcgcCCGCTCACACTGCCCAGGCCCCGGGCTTCGTGGTGCCCACGCACACTGGAGCGGTAGGCACGCTGCCACTGGGGGGCTACGTAGCCCCCGGTTACCCCTTACAGCTGCAGCCTTGCACTGCCTACGTGCCAGTCTACCCGGTGGGCGCG CCCTATGCCGGCGGGACCCCGGGGGGAACGGGAGTAACCTCCAcgctccccccaccgccccaagGCCCAGGGCTGGCCCTGCTGGAGCCGAGGCGCCCGCCCCATGACTACATGCCCATCGCGGTGCTGACCACCATCTGCTGCTTCTGGCCTACGGGCATCATTGCCATCTTCAAGGCAgtgcag GTGCGCACGGCCTTGGCCCGCGGAGACATGGTGTCAGCCGAGATCGCTTCACGCGAGGCCCGGAACTTCTCCTTCATCTCCCTGGCCGTGGGCATAGCAGCCATGGTGCTCTGTACCATCCTCACCGTAGTCATCATCATTGCTGCACAGCACCACGAGAACTATTGGGATCCGTAA